One stretch of Chitinophaga pendula DNA includes these proteins:
- a CDS encoding outer membrane protein assembly factor BamB family protein, with the protein MKQLVLWMLLCTAAGTATAQGYTGRVYQDRNGNGVFDAGEPGLGGVKVSNGLDVVLTAADGAYTLPEYGKARFIFISTPAGYRFSKSFYTRIGTGNTSYDFGVQTVGAAAAGGRARFVRMTDTETFRYGQWATDIKNYVRNEGADFLIHTGDICYEKGLQFHAQQINTETMGVPTYYCIGNHDLVKGAYGEELYESLFGPVYYSFDVGDVHFVVTPMLYGDYKASYTAADVYNWLQKDLALMDKQQSLVLFNHDLLTYDSVFLYKNGKGGAINLNDHQLKAWIYGHWHNNFSRVHGNSNIRSICAGPAADGGIDNAASNFDVITVGQQGVEQVQRRYTYVDNQLTVLSPTATGVAMQGDSLTISVNAYHTASVVKAVHYRLYDSKGQLRQQVALKPVTDWNWQARIALPANYLSVVFNGQATATFSNGKVLFASDTFRVNRPKGVAAGEWTTMLGNALRNAKADRTGWVQPKLLWMNNAGGHIWKGAPVYAAGKVFVATIDDEENKNCGITALDARTGQVSWHYKTRNSIKQAISCSEGVVLGTDAEGITYALRAADGHLLWKSNTLMQSLAVYDGGGVVKDGIYYTGSGNYMQAFRISNGEVLWTNKEWKGGEGTPAAMAIQDNLLVTGANWQSLFGHDIRTGQLLWKRSDEGLRFRSGGASFYDKQVYVTGINKLHVIDAMSGETKDSIPVPYALKTMTAPVVTDRHIVLCTAEQGIMAYDRQSKQLSWTFRPEEALFYSAPYTLYPAATVEATPVRVGDKLVVGASDGYLYVLEAGSGKVSARYHFGSPVLAEVAVSGNLLFAADFAGNVAAFVL; encoded by the coding sequence ATGAAACAACTTGTATTATGGATGTTGCTGTGTACGGCTGCCGGGACAGCGACGGCACAAGGATATACCGGGAGGGTGTATCAGGACCGTAATGGTAATGGTGTATTTGATGCCGGGGAGCCCGGGCTTGGCGGTGTAAAAGTATCGAATGGCCTGGATGTAGTGTTGACTGCTGCGGACGGTGCTTACACCCTTCCGGAATATGGGAAGGCCAGATTTATTTTCATCAGCACGCCGGCAGGGTATCGTTTCAGCAAATCCTTTTATACGCGCATTGGTACGGGCAACACGTCCTATGATTTTGGCGTACAAACGGTAGGTGCTGCAGCAGCAGGCGGACGGGCAAGGTTCGTACGGATGACGGACACAGAGACATTCCGCTATGGGCAATGGGCGACGGATATCAAAAACTATGTGCGTAACGAAGGCGCTGATTTTCTGATACATACTGGTGATATCTGTTATGAAAAAGGACTGCAGTTCCATGCACAGCAGATCAATACGGAGACGATGGGAGTGCCTACCTATTACTGTATCGGTAATCATGACCTGGTGAAGGGAGCCTATGGGGAGGAATTATATGAATCGTTGTTCGGCCCAGTGTATTATTCCTTTGATGTAGGAGATGTGCACTTCGTAGTGACGCCGATGTTGTACGGTGATTACAAGGCATCTTATACGGCAGCAGATGTATATAACTGGTTGCAGAAAGACCTGGCGCTAATGGATAAGCAACAATCACTGGTGTTATTCAATCATGATCTGCTGACTTACGATAGTGTGTTTCTGTACAAAAACGGGAAGGGGGGAGCGATCAATCTGAATGATCATCAGTTGAAGGCCTGGATATATGGGCATTGGCATAACAATTTTTCGCGGGTGCACGGCAACAGCAATATTCGTTCGATATGTGCAGGCCCTGCTGCTGACGGTGGGATCGATAATGCGGCCAGCAATTTTGATGTGATCACTGTGGGACAGCAAGGGGTGGAGCAGGTACAACGACGCTATACCTATGTAGACAACCAACTGACAGTGTTGTCTCCTACCGCGACAGGGGTAGCTATGCAAGGGGATAGTCTTACGATCAGTGTGAATGCTTATCATACGGCTAGCGTGGTGAAGGCGGTGCATTACCGGTTGTATGACAGCAAGGGGCAGTTGCGTCAGCAGGTGGCGTTGAAGCCGGTGACGGACTGGAACTGGCAGGCACGTATTGCATTGCCTGCGAACTATCTTTCGGTTGTATTCAATGGTCAGGCGACGGCGACTTTCAGCAATGGGAAGGTGTTGTTTGCCAGTGATACATTCCGGGTTAACAGACCTAAAGGGGTTGCTGCAGGTGAATGGACCACTATGTTGGGGAATGCCTTACGTAATGCAAAGGCAGACCGTACGGGTTGGGTGCAGCCAAAACTCTTGTGGATGAACAATGCCGGGGGACATATCTGGAAGGGGGCGCCGGTCTATGCAGCCGGTAAAGTATTTGTGGCCACTATTGACGATGAAGAGAATAAAAATTGTGGTATTACGGCCTTGGATGCCCGTACCGGACAGGTTAGCTGGCATTATAAAACGCGTAACTCTATCAAGCAAGCCATCTCCTGCAGCGAAGGTGTTGTATTGGGTACCGATGCGGAAGGCATTACTTATGCGTTGCGTGCTGCCGATGGTCATCTTTTATGGAAAAGCAATACGCTGATGCAGTCACTGGCGGTATATGATGGCGGTGGTGTTGTGAAAGACGGGATCTATTACACGGGTTCTGGTAACTATATGCAAGCATTCCGTATCTCCAATGGGGAGGTGTTGTGGACGAATAAGGAGTGGAAAGGAGGGGAAGGTACGCCTGCGGCAATGGCTATACAAGATAACTTATTGGTGACAGGCGCTAACTGGCAGAGTTTGTTCGGTCATGATATTCGTACCGGTCAGCTGTTGTGGAAGCGCAGCGATGAGGGGTTACGTTTCCGCAGTGGTGGGGCTTCCTTTTATGACAAGCAGGTATATGTAACCGGTATCAATAAGTTGCATGTGATCGATGCGATGTCCGGGGAGACGAAGGACAGCATCCCGGTACCTTATGCGCTGAAAACGATGACGGCGCCGGTGGTGACGGATCGGCACATTGTTTTGTGTACGGCGGAGCAGGGTATTATGGCGTATGACCGGCAATCGAAACAGCTGAGCTGGACGTTTCGTCCGGAAGAGGCGTTATTCTATTCGGCCCCCTATACCTTGTATCCTGCGGCGACGGTGGAAGCTACGCCGGTACGTGTAGGAGACAAGCTGGTAGTGGGGGCATCGGACGGCTACTTGTATGTGCTGGAGGCTGGTAGCGGAAAGGTAAGTGCCAGGTATCATTTTGGAAGCCCGGTACTTGCCGAGGTAGCGGTGAGTGGTAATCTGCTTTTTGCAGCAGATTTTGCCGGTAATGTGGCGGCATTTGTGTTATAA
- a CDS encoding TonB-dependent receptor yields MKKCLLVICCLLWTAPLLYAQHLVKGKIIDNTGTALPGVSVFEKGTNKGTSSSPDGSFQFTASNGKALLVFRALGYVTQEVPVAGKSELQITLQSEATAIQGVEVVGSRNLNRSATQTPVPIDIIPISRITNSVGQVDLNQLMQFAAPSFNSNRQTGSDGADHVDPASLRGLGPDQTLVLINGKRRHQSSLVNLFGTRGRGNTGTDLNTIPAAAIERIEILRDGASAQYGSDAIAGVINIVLKSSVDEFSGNINGAVTSKGDGQNIGFNGNYGFKIGGGGFVNVTGDYLYRGRTNRADDPNKVGEGNVPRRFYGDALMENYSAMFNARIPLTQNTEIYSFGGYNQRYGNAYAFTRYKDDPKNIPSIYPNGFDPQIVSNIGDRSLSVGIRGLLKGWNVDFNNTFGSNRFHYYVEKTLNSSLLEQSPSRFDAGGFQLDQNTTGLHFTRFFDKVLAGGTNIAFGTEFRTEHYKIFAGEEASWKAYGTYDLVPNSSGGVDTVYKAAGAQGFPGFQPANQVDEYRTNLGVYVDAEFNFSKRFMVDAAARFERYNDFGNTINGKLAARFEVSKALAFRGSVSTGFRAPSLAQIYFNTAYTNVVAGKSVDNLLARNNSNITRVLGVDPLKQEKALNASFGITSRPAKGLSITIDGYYVKIQDRIVLTGDFNAESAPEIKNELEKLNVSVVKFFSNALDTKTLGVDAIITWSKFFGPHSFNASFAANFNRLETGRIKTAPKLVGREDVYFSKREEAFLLASAPPSKLNLTLDYRFRSFNANLRFVRFDRVKLIDYNGDYDTFDPRITTDLSLGYQFGKVVTLVIGGSNLFNVLPNRQDAVLTDSGGPYEPVQMGFNGTTFFSKLAFKF; encoded by the coding sequence ATGAAAAAATGCCTGTTAGTCATTTGTTGTCTTTTGTGGACGGCCCCGCTTTTATATGCCCAACATCTGGTAAAGGGAAAGATCATCGACAACACCGGTACTGCGCTACCTGGTGTTAGCGTATTCGAAAAAGGTACGAATAAAGGTACCAGCTCCTCTCCCGATGGATCTTTCCAGTTCACCGCTTCCAATGGCAAAGCCCTCCTGGTATTCCGTGCCCTGGGATATGTTACACAGGAAGTGCCGGTAGCCGGCAAAAGCGAACTGCAGATCACACTCCAGAGTGAAGCTACCGCCATCCAGGGAGTGGAAGTAGTAGGTAGCCGTAATCTCAACCGCTCCGCCACCCAAACACCAGTGCCCATCGATATCATCCCAATATCCAGGATCACCAATTCAGTCGGACAGGTAGACCTCAACCAACTCATGCAGTTTGCAGCGCCTTCCTTCAACTCCAACCGGCAAACAGGTTCCGATGGCGCCGACCATGTCGATCCGGCATCCCTGCGCGGCCTCGGTCCCGATCAGACCCTCGTACTCATCAATGGCAAACGCAGACACCAATCCTCATTGGTCAACCTCTTTGGTACCAGAGGCCGTGGTAATACCGGTACGGACCTCAACACCATACCCGCCGCCGCCATCGAACGTATCGAAATATTACGCGATGGCGCCTCCGCACAATATGGCTCCGATGCCATCGCAGGGGTTATCAATATCGTACTGAAATCATCCGTAGATGAATTCTCCGGTAATATCAACGGGGCCGTTACCTCCAAAGGAGATGGACAGAACATCGGGTTTAACGGCAACTATGGCTTCAAAATAGGAGGGGGTGGTTTTGTCAATGTCACCGGCGACTACCTCTACCGCGGCCGTACCAACCGCGCCGATGACCCTAACAAAGTAGGCGAAGGCAACGTACCCCGCCGCTTCTACGGCGATGCCCTCATGGAAAACTACTCCGCCATGTTCAACGCCCGCATCCCCCTGACACAAAATACAGAGATATACAGCTTCGGTGGCTATAACCAGCGCTATGGTAACGCCTATGCTTTCACGCGTTATAAAGACGATCCTAAAAATATTCCCAGCATCTACCCCAATGGCTTCGATCCCCAGATCGTATCCAATATCGGTGACCGCTCCCTCTCCGTAGGTATCCGCGGCTTGCTGAAAGGATGGAACGTCGACTTCAACAATACCTTCGGCTCCAACCGCTTCCACTACTATGTAGAAAAAACACTTAACAGCTCCTTACTGGAACAGTCCCCCTCCCGCTTTGATGCAGGTGGCTTCCAGCTGGATCAGAATACCACCGGCCTGCACTTCACTCGCTTCTTCGACAAAGTACTGGCAGGTGGTACCAACATCGCCTTCGGTACCGAATTCCGCACCGAACACTATAAGATCTTCGCCGGCGAAGAAGCTTCCTGGAAAGCATATGGTACATACGACCTGGTCCCCAACTCCTCCGGCGGCGTCGACACCGTCTATAAAGCAGCTGGTGCACAAGGATTCCCTGGCTTCCAACCGGCTAATCAGGTCGATGAATACCGCACCAACCTGGGCGTTTATGTAGATGCTGAATTCAATTTTTCCAAACGTTTCATGGTAGATGCCGCTGCCCGATTTGAAAGGTATAATGACTTCGGTAATACCATCAACGGCAAACTGGCAGCCCGATTCGAAGTATCCAAAGCCCTAGCATTCCGTGGCTCCGTCAGCACCGGCTTCCGCGCACCGTCCCTGGCCCAGATATACTTTAATACCGCCTACACCAACGTCGTAGCCGGCAAATCTGTAGATAACCTGCTGGCACGCAACAACAGTAATATCACCCGCGTACTGGGCGTAGATCCCCTCAAACAGGAAAAAGCCCTCAACGCCAGCTTCGGTATCACCTCCCGCCCGGCCAAAGGCCTGAGTATCACGATTGATGGATATTATGTGAAGATCCAGGACCGTATCGTACTCACCGGCGACTTCAACGCAGAATCCGCTCCCGAAATAAAAAATGAACTGGAAAAGCTCAACGTCAGTGTCGTTAAATTCTTCTCCAACGCACTCGATACCAAAACCCTGGGAGTGGATGCCATCATCACCTGGTCCAAATTCTTCGGACCGCATAGCTTTAATGCCAGCTTCGCTGCCAACTTCAACCGGCTGGAAACAGGCAGGATCAAAACCGCCCCCAAACTCGTCGGCCGGGAAGATGTCTACTTCAGCAAAAGAGAAGAAGCCTTCCTGCTGGCATCCGCCCCGCCAAGTAAACTCAACCTCACCCTTGATTATCGCTTCCGCAGCTTTAACGCCAACCTCCGCTTCGTACGATTCGACAGGGTGAAACTGATCGATTATAACGGCGACTATGATACATTCGACCCTCGTATCACCACCGACCTTTCCCTCGGATACCAATTCGGTAAAGTCGTGACCCTGGTGATCGGCGGCAGCAACCTGTTCAACGTATTGCCCAACAGACAAGATGCCGTCCTTACCGACTCCGGAGGTCCCTACGAACCTGTACAAATGGGCTTCAATGGCACCACCTTCTTTAGTAAACTGGCGTTCAAATTCTAA
- a CDS encoding winged helix-turn-helix transcriptional regulator: MRKENSTNSLNRQLLLRYCGMTYAIGLIGGRWKPSILMSLLEGKLRYSEIRKVIPGVSERVLVLQLRELERDGLIHRIVYPAVPPKSEYELTEEGMSMRPMLEAIAEWGISHRPDHEGAD, encoded by the coding sequence ATGAGGAAGGAAAATTCAACCAATTCGCTGAACCGGCAGTTGCTGCTGCGGTATTGTGGGATGACTTATGCTATTGGGTTGATCGGAGGGCGGTGGAAGCCATCTATTCTGATGTCTTTGCTGGAAGGTAAACTTCGTTATAGTGAGATCAGAAAGGTGATACCTGGTGTTTCTGAGCGGGTATTGGTGTTGCAGTTGCGGGAGTTGGAAAGGGATGGGCTTATACACCGGATTGTTTATCCTGCGGTGCCACCTAAATCGGAATATGAGCTGACGGAAGAGGGGATGTCTATGCGACCTATGCTGGAAGCGATTGCGGAATGGGGGATCTCACATCGCCCGGATCATGAAGGGGCGGATTGA
- a CDS encoding ArsR/SmtB family transcription factor: MDQLEIFKALSNKTRLQILQWLKEPDVHFPPCPGDLDNRTQGVCVGYIQQKTGLTQSTISEYLSMLQKAGLLTATRVGQWTYYKRNEAAFAALSEIIRLDI; the protein is encoded by the coding sequence ATGGATCAATTGGAGATTTTTAAGGCTTTGTCCAACAAGACCCGTTTACAGATATTGCAATGGTTGAAGGAGCCAGACGTACATTTTCCTCCATGTCCGGGAGATCTAGATAACCGGACGCAGGGGGTGTGTGTAGGGTATATTCAGCAGAAGACGGGATTGACACAGTCTACGATATCCGAGTATTTGTCCATGTTGCAGAAGGCGGGTCTGCTTACTGCCACCCGGGTAGGGCAGTGGACCTATTACAAGAGGAATGAGGCCGCCTTTGCAGCGTTAAGCGAAATTATCAGATTGGACATTTAA